The Scophthalmus maximus strain ysfricsl-2021 chromosome 14, ASM2237912v1, whole genome shotgun sequence region tatcaaaaataaatttcaaaaatttgaaaaacactgGTTTATAAATCGAGAAAGATATTACTACATATTAAAAAGTTCTTACAAAGGAAACTCTACAGGACAACTGTACTTTATGGGCTGAGAAGACTTCAGATCTGACATTTGAACATCAAACGGTGCGTTTCCTGACTCTTTGTAATTTTCCAAAACAGTGTTCAATGTGCAAAAGGAAGTTTTAAGGCCGACGACCAACCAACAGCAGATTAGTGCTCTGCTACTGCTCCTGTCCAGAACCTTGTGGGTTTACTTAGAGCTCGAGTCATGTGTTCATACTCCATATTTTAATGAGTAGCAGACGGCGTGTggcttgttaaaaaaagagaaaaatgctgACTTCCTCTTGGTCGATGAAGCCAGCACAACAGGGTCcgtgttgggtgtgtgtgtgtgtgtgtgtgtgtgtgtgtgtgtgtgtgtgtgtgtgtgtgtgtgtgtgtgtgtgtgtttgagagagatgGATTTCTCTCTGGAGGCTGCTACTCTGCCCCCAGGGCTCTTTGGCTCAATCGTCAACACTAAAGCCCCCCTGTGGGTTGAATGAGACAGGCATTAACCATTGCCTCTGCCCAATTTAGCAGCCCCGTCAtgttatttataaatatatatatatagttttttattttcttttttttaaactgtctttCTTTAGGGAGCCAAAGCTTGCTTCCTGCGAGACATCCCCTTCTCTGCCATCTACTTCCCAGTTTACGCCCACATCAAGCAGAAGCTGACAGACGAGGAGGGGAGGCTGGGGGCTCTGCAGTTGCTCACCGCTGGAGCTATTGCAGGTAACAAACATCTGCAACGTGTCCGTGGATTACTATACCACTATACCTCACAGTGGccagtctgtatgtgtgtatatatgtatatggtgCCTTGGGTCACATCAGACTTAACATCTCTACCCATTTCAAGTCCTGCGTGATTTCTGCAGCTGGAATATACGCATGTGTCACCAGCGTTTCATATATGTTGTGAAATGTATCCTAAGGTATACCGGCTGCTTCGCTGGTGACCCCTGCTGATGTCATCAAGACCCGGCTGCAGGTGGCGGCCCGAGCGGGCCAGACGTCATACAGCGGAGTCATCGACTGCTTCAGGAAGATCCTCCAGGAAGAAGGTTTCAGGGCGTTTTGGAAGGGCGCAGGAGGTAAATGCACCCACGCACTTACAGTCCTGATAAGTGATTTTACATTGGGAGATGAGGCTCACTGTGTAATTGTCTAGAAGCCACTGGATAAATATTGAATCCCACATTGTTATTTTCAATCCATCTTCCGTCAGCTCGGGTCTTCAGATCCTCGCCGCAGTTCGGTGTGACCCTGGTGACCTACGAGCTGTTGCAGAGATGGTTCTACGTGGACTTCGGAGGACAGTAAGTGTTTCAAACCTGTTCTCAACATAAGACGAATTTATACCTCGAAGTGCGAACTCGCCCTAATCATACTCCCTCCTCAGTCGCCCCACTGGCTCCGAGCCCACTCCCAAACCGCCGACGGAGGACCTCCCCTCTGTGACGGCGGACCACGTGGGCGGCTACCGTCTGGCTGCTGCAACCTTTGCCGGTGTGGAGAGAAAGTTTGGACTTCACCTGCCCAAGTTCAAGCCTTCTGGGGTGGTGACAGTCCAACCAGCGGAGTCCAAAACCGAGCCACAGGCCTCATAAACCGTCCGTCACTCATCATGGCTGCGAGCGCTGCATGCTCCTCCAGTCATCAGGCTTTCACCACAAGGGTCTTTATTGAACCACGTGTTCAACTCAACGCACTTGAGCGGTTGTCTTGCTTTGAACCCTGCATGACGAGTATGGCTTTACTGCTTTGTCTTTGCACAGCTCGCAAATTTTATTGTACATATTGTACTTCTCTCCAGAGGGACATTATGGCATTACGAAAGATTTGTTACGTTGCGttttaagtttagttttttttcctggcgtGCAACAGCTTTGGTGTGCATGCTACAGTTGTATTTCAGGGACACGAGGATGTACAGATGTTTTCAAGCTTTTATTTGGAAATCATGACCAGGGACTTGgggaaataatttaaatgtatttattgtattttattgaaataaatcattgaaactgtttgtttgtttttctaccaTGTGAAAAGTACATTATCCCTTTTGACACCAAGCTTTGAGATTCTTTAGGAAACAAACCACCTCTGTTCAGATCCTGTCAACATCCACTACAAATCCTGAACTCACCGAGCGGTTACAGCATCGAGGATATCCCAACTATCTCTAGTCTAACCAGCTGCACTAATCAGGCGGAAACTGGTGCACTATATAACGTATAGAAGTAGAAATACAATTGGATTTTGGACATTGCAGTTTTATACAAACATGGGAAATTAAAGGAAGAGGGATGACGACATGAGCTACAGCTGTGAGATGTTTACATTCTCGGATGTGTAAAGATGCGATTGCTCCTGTTCAACTTTGGTGGAGATGGAAAACATCTAAGTGTCTCTGGTGAATATTTGAGCACGTACAGTATTTGGCTTTGAAATCTAAACTCAAAATTAAGGCTCATGTTAACATGCTGTGAATTAAGACAGGTAAGGATCTTTACAGTCAAggttaaaatgaaacattaaggCATCTGGTTGGAGAGAGGACgacttgtgttgtgtgttcatgaCCATGGCTTTGTGTTAGTGTCTGAGGTCTGATTGCCATGTGGCCTGTGTTATTCCAAGGAAGACTGGTGACAGTCCAGCTAACTGACATGGTAAAGTTGTCCAATTAAAGTacaggaaatcaaaacatgTCAATAACTCTTTCTGATCATAACCCCCAAGTTCCGCTTCAATCAAAAAGGGGTTAGTATTAACAGGTGCACCGCTGGTCCCTTAAGCGTTGTGTCCATGGCGATCATATCAGGCGGCCAGGCGCTGAGCTGCCAGCTCTTCTGCATCGTCCCGGTTCTCGTTGATCTCCGCCAGTGTGCGGACAAAACGGGTCCACTCGTCGCTTCGTGGCACTGAAATTTGCTGCGGAGAGGCATTGATAACATTTCAGTACATTGCAGTCACAGGTTAAGtctgttcacattttttgttaaatcaaattaaaagcaaacTTATCAAATTATCAGAGGTAAGAGGCAGAATCACAACCACACGCCTCAAGTGACAGAACGGAACCATCAGAAACGAAGTGGTAAAAAGCCGAGTCATGCCTTCTCACCTCTCCAACCTCATACACAAGAACTTGTCCATCAGAATCTCCCACAGCGACTTCTCTGCCAGTATGAGCCCATCGGACCCTGTTGAGTGCTGGGTTACCCTCCACTGTGACGCTGGCAGTGGGGACCTGAAGCGATAACACAATCAGAGGAGTGGgaacatgttttgttcattaGGATTTGAATGTAAGCTCTTAGTAGATACACACAATTCTCGTTTTCTTTCAAGGCGTCAAAGGAAACATGTGAGCGTTCAGTGGACGGCAGTACCTCGGTATCATTGTTGAGGTTCCACAGGTCCAGATGTCCAACGCCGTCCACACAAGCAAACAGAGCAGGGTGAGTCGGTGACCACATGACGTCATACACGTAATCCGAGTTATCTTCAAATGAGTACAGGGGCTTGTTGTTCTGCAGTTAtgtttgggaggaaaaaaaatatttttgtcatcatgacaATTGTTCAGTTTTTGTATTGATTCATGCAAAGGTACGAACATGTTTTATATAGATATGCCAACACTTGCTCAATGAGTACAAAATGATaatgttttcatcattcatcatttaaaaatgtttcttcatCCTTGTCAAGCTGTCCAACTTTTGCCTTCAGCTCATGTTCCACACCAGATGTCTTTTAGATttctcaaatatttttcttcaggactaaatacaaacaaaacgaATGATATTCCTATCGgctgtttttattgttcattgCTAAACGATGATAAAGATGACTgcttagtagtagtagtagtacgaGTAGTACTGCtgggtttttatttcaactgaaaaacaactttttcaTGCACTGTTCAAACAATGAGGGCACACAATTACCACTGCTATCACTCATTTTTAAACTATCCTCAGgccttttttcttatttacaaCTGCTAAGTGTAAGAACAGGCTTTGGACCTTTAATTGAAGTATGTGACTTGCAAGTCAACATAAAACATCATCAccctgaacttttccttttaGATCAAATCTCTTTGTGCGCTAGATCTCGCTCATACCTTGGTGCTCCACAGCTTGACAGTCCAGTCGAAAGAGGAGGTGACGAACAGGTGGGAGAAGTCCAGGGGCCCGGGGGCTGTGTGGCAGTGGATCCCTGTGATGGGCCCATGGTGGCCCTCAAACATCTCACTGATGCCCGCTTTGCTGTGGGGCACACAGATAAAGTGGGGAGTAAGTGGAAAGGCATAGGCAGACTAAACTGAGCAtgacaaatatacatttacGAAAGCCACAGATGTTGAGTAATGACCTTCAGTTGTAATGATATTTGAAAGCAAATTTCTCTACAGTACGGAAGGAAACAATGAACATTTTAAGAATGGACCGTTTGAAATCCTGTTTTTTCACTAAATGGACGTTTCATTACGCATGAAATAAAAGCTACAGGTGCAGAGAGACCTCTATATTCACATTAATCATTTACTTAAATCATGTGATGATCAGCAGGGCGGCAAAAGCGTCTGCAACCTCTCAACCACATGTTGCAGAGCTGTTACCCTACTGAGGCTCTGATAATTAACGTAGAGAGGTAAATACTCAGCGTGAGTGATGCTTATGCATTATTAACTGCACTGAGAGTATCATACCATTGTAAATGAGGTGGAAAATTATTCCCTCAATTACAGAGGTGATTCTGCTGCGCGACGCCGAGCAGCCATCCCCTCTCTGTGGTCTCTGGGCATACTGCAGGACATGTAGTGTAGAGCTAACATGCTACTCAGTGGCAGCTCTGATTCAAGCCACATTTCTCTGCCGAGGACCATCCACTGTAAGAGGAGCCCAAGTCTCTTAAATGAGAACATTGTGGGATGAACTGCAGCTTCAATTCTCCCAGGGACAAATCACTGTAAACATACTCTCTCACTGAGAGAAACtaactgaaaagaagaaaaaaaaaaggatgggggaaaaaatgatttgtttccCCTGCATGTGTGCCCTGTTTATGTTGAACGACCTTTACAAACACAACTGACAAgcggaaaagaaaaacaggatgaCTGGGGAGGAGTGAAACCTCAAACAGCAGGAGATCAAGTGTTGGATTTGTGTTGCACTGGGAAGTGAGTGGGCTATATTTATTTGACACTCGGTCCTAGGTGGGCCTAACAAGCTGCCTCAGTTTCCTGGCGGAGCTCGGAAGGTACGCCGGGGACCGCAGTTGCTTACGAACACACCTTCCATGACGACACGACATGTAGACGGAGCCGTCCTCACTGCCCACCACGAAATTGTTGACATCTCCGAGAGGAAAGGACATGGAGGTGACAGCTACGGGTTTGGACTGCTTGAACACCAGCTCCATGCTGTcctgtggaggggggggggggggggggcatggaaCAACCTTCATAACACGCTCCCTGCTCAGACTTTAATGTTGACACACACTCTGCCAAGCACAACCTATAAAAATCACTTGACAGTTTATTAATGCATAATCTAAATTCAACTAGCactttataaaagaaaaacgttTGACAGGAGGTTGAGGTCTTGGCAGCACGGACGAAATGACACAGCTGGCAGAATTAATTTccttgaaagtgaaaaatgggTTGTAGACGGGTAAATACCAAACTGGAATGCTCAAAAGGAAGAAGTCAGGCcaaaaagtttgacatttagTCTGAATGggagggacaggaagtgagaggaatCTGAAGAGACAAATCTTAGAAAAATTTAAGTTTTAACAATTAAACTTTGTGGATAAAATTTGAatcctagatttttttttaatgtaattcaGAAACACTTCCGAAGAAAGAAACCCCCACATGTGTTACCTGTGGCTGTGAAAGCATGTCCAGACTCCAGGAGCACATCTTTCCATCAGTGGAGATGCTAATCAGGTTGTGGGCATTCTGGGTGCCAACCACGTTCACACAGTAAATCGGGTGCTGGAAaagaggagtgggagggagaaaCTTTAGTCTGCCACTGTATTTGATCAAGTACAATTGCATTCTGACAGTTGTTTACAGTACCGtatgtgctgctgcagacaggGGAGTCCTCTGCACAGGGGTCCTCTTATTGCTTCTGTTGTCCCACAGGACAATCTGGCCCGAATATGTGCCCCCCACCACAACGTTAGGATGGAACTTGGCAAACGCAGCCGACATAACAGCGGACTGTCAGGAAGAGGGAAAAGTGGAGAAAGGGAAGGGCAATATTTAGTTTCTCTGGTGATGAAAAAGTACATGTTTATAGTGACAGTCAAAACATCCAATCAAACAAAATGCATCCATGCCCACATCACACACGTCTTCAGGAGCAAGGCCCCGGCTCCCATATCAATAATGCAAAATCTGAGCGACAGGGCTGGTCAGTGTGGCATCACAAACTCTCAATGTTTTAAATCCTTTTGACGCTATACAAAGTTCCTCATATtcgtgtaaatatatattttatacattgtTTGGGCAAAACAAGTCAACACCTTGGGCTACGGAAAACTGTGGTGGACAATCACTGACCACGAGGTAGACCTACATTAAATCTTCAAAGTGTCCAGTAAtcacaacttaaaaaaacatcagttggAATTCGCCATTCTCCTGCTTCATCTAAAAAATTCAAGAACTGTCCTGTGCATGTTCCCACTTTCCCAAAACTTATACCTGACTTCTTTTAGTGTa contains the following coding sequences:
- the LOC118282492 gene encoding dynein, cytoplasmic 1, intermediate chain 2a isoform X2, producing the protein MSDKSELKAELERKKQRLAQIREEKKRKEEERKKKEADQLKDAAAHQDDTDLEKKRRETEALLQSMGITSDVAVVPPPMSPTAKSAGTPSEAGSQDSDGAVGPRRATPKLGMAKVTQVDFPPRETVSYTKETQTPVLTQQKEEEEEEEEIAPLEPVVLTPTEKPDQKEEEEAPPHELTEEEKLQILHSEEFVNFFDHSTRIIERALSEHVDLFFDYSGRDLEEKEGEIQAGAKLSLNRQFMDERWSKHRVVTCLDWSPQYPELLVASYNNNEDAPHEPDGVALVWNMKYKKATPEYVFHCQSAVMSAAFAKFHPNVVVGGTYSGQIVLWDNRSNKRTPVQRTPLSAAAHTHPIYCVNVVGTQNAHNLISISTDGKMCSWSLDMLSQPQDSMELVFKQSKPVAVTSMSFPLGDVNNFVVGSEDGSVYMSCRHGSKAGISEMFEGHHGPITGIHCHTAPGPLDFSHLFVTSSFDWTVKLWSTKNNKPLYSFEDNSDYVYDVMWSPTHPALFACVDGVGHLDLWNLNNDTEVPTASVTVEGNPALNRVRWAHTGREVAVGDSDGQVLVYEVGEQISVPRSDEWTRFVRTLAEINENRDDAEELAAQRLAA